CATCATCTCATTAGCTTATTATCTCATCATCTAATTGTCTCTGTTCTATTTTCTTTTCTCTTTATTCTATTTCCTGGTTCAACAAGCCGTCTTGTTCTCGATACACCTCCTCTGTCGGCACTCGAACTGACTGGATTAGTGCTGTAATGATACAATGATGAAATGCTATAATGGATTGAATCTTTATCTTTGCTATTTTCTCATCATCTCATTAGCTTATTATCTCATCATCTCATTAGCTTATTATCTCATCATCTAATTGTCTCTGTTCTATTTTCTTTTCTCTTTATTCTATTTCCTACTTTCTAGTTAAACATTACTCAAAGCCTCGAATTTAAGTTCATTGCATACAAATTATGGTAAGCTCACACTATATATTCCATAAACTTTACTATTTTTGTCGTTTAATCTATAGTTAGATGCAAAACGTAACATTACACGATAAATCTTTCAGACCATTTTTGACTGAAAAAGAAATTCAAGATGCTATAAAACAATTAGCAAAACAACTCCAAAAAGATTATCAAGACACCAACCCCATTTTTATTGGAATTTTAAATGGCTCTTTTTTATTCACGGCCGATTTAGTTCGCGAATTTGATGGAAATTGTGAGGTTACCTTTCTCAGAATGGCCTCTTATGAAGGTACAGAATCTACTGGAGATGTTCAGACAGTTTTAGGGATCAAAGAAGACATCACAAACCGAAATGTTATCATCATTGAAGACATTGTAGACACTGGTAATACTGTAGAAAAATTATATGAAGTACTTTCTAAGGAACAACCATCTTCATTAAAAGTTGCTACTTTACTCTTTAAACCTAATGCTTATCAGAAAAACATTCCTATTGATTATGTAGCGATCACGGTTGGGAACGAATTTTTGGTGGGATACGGTTTAGATTACGATGGATTAGGAAGAAATCTAAAAGATATATATATTATTAACGATTAATAAAAAACGAATCTATTTCAAGATAGGTTTATCAAAATTACAAAACTATGTTAAACATTGTATTATTCGGACCTCCAGGTGCAGGTAAAGGAACCCAAGCAGCTAGATTAGTAGCCAAATATAATCTTGTTCACTTGTCTACTGGCGATATATTTAGAGCTAATATAAAAGGCGAAACTGAACTAGGAAAACTAGCGAAACAATATATTGACAAAGGAGATTTAGTACCTGATGAAGTAACGATTGGGATGTTAGAAAGTGAGGTTGATAAAAATAACGACGCTAATGGGTTTATTTTTGACGGTTTCCCAAGAACAACAGTTCAAGCTGAAGCTTTAGAACAGTTTTTGGCTTCGAAAAACACTCAAGTTTCAGTAATGCTTGCTTTAGATGTTGAGGATGATGAATTAGTGAAAAGAATCTTATTAAGAGCTAAAGATAGTGGTAGAGCTGATGATGCTGATGAAAGTATCATTAGAAACAGAATTGAAGTTTACAATAAACATACTGCTGTAGTTGCAGACTTTTATGCTGCTCAAAATAAATTTGAGAAAATCGATGGAGTTGGTTCTATTGATGAAATTTCTGAAAGATTATACAACGCTATTGATCAATAAAAAATGGCTGGAGGTACAAACTTTGTTGATTACGTAAAAATTTGTTGTCGTTCTGGGAATGGTGGACCTGGGTCTAAACATTTTCATAGGGATCGGCTTACCGCAAAAGGAGGTCCTGATGGTGGAGATGGAGGTCGTGGTGGACACGTAATTATAAGAGGCACAACGAACGAATGGACTTTATTACATTTAAAGTACCGTAAACATGTTATTGCTCAACATGGTGAAGGTGGAAGCCAGAGCCACAGTAGTGGTAAAGAAGGTACCGACGAATATTTAGATGTTCCACTTGGAACTGTTGCAAAAGATCCTGATACGGGCGAAATACTTTGTGAAATTACCGAAGATGGACAAGAATATATTCTTGTAAAAGGCGGGAAAGGAGGTTTAGGAAATGCTCATTTTAAATCGGCAACCAACCAAAACCCTCAGTATGCCCAACCCGGTGAACGCGGTAAAGAGGAATGGAAGATCTTAGAATTAAAAGTA
This genomic window from Flavobacteriales bacterium contains:
- the hpt gene encoding hypoxanthine phosphoribosyltransferase produces the protein MQNVTLHDKSFRPFLTEKEIQDAIKQLAKQLQKDYQDTNPIFIGILNGSFLFTADLVREFDGNCEVTFLRMASYEGTESTGDVQTVLGIKEDITNRNVIIIEDIVDTGNTVEKLYEVLSKEQPSSLKVATLLFKPNAYQKNIPIDYVAITVGNEFLVGYGLDYDGLGRNLKDIYIIND
- a CDS encoding adenylate kinase, giving the protein MLNIVLFGPPGAGKGTQAARLVAKYNLVHLSTGDIFRANIKGETELGKLAKQYIDKGDLVPDEVTIGMLESEVDKNNDANGFIFDGFPRTTVQAEALEQFLASKNTQVSVMLALDVEDDELVKRILLRAKDSGRADDADESIIRNRIEVYNKHTAVVADFYAAQNKFEKIDGVGSIDEISERLYNAIDQ